A region of Diceros bicornis minor isolate mBicDic1 chromosome 31, mDicBic1.mat.cur, whole genome shotgun sequence DNA encodes the following proteins:
- the SLC35C1 gene encoding GDP-fucose transporter 1, whose translation MQPGPGTRRRWAPLKRSRILHMALMGASDPSGEAEASEEKPFLLRALQIALVVSLYWVTSISMVFLNKYLLDSPSLRLDTPIFVTFYQCLVTTLLCKGLSALAAFCPGIVNFPSLRLDLRVAHSVLPLSVVFIGMITFNNLCLKYVGVAFYNVGRSLTTVFNVLLSYLLLKQTTSFYALLTCSVIIGGFWLGVDQEGAEGTLSWMGTLFGVLASLCVSLNAIYTKKVLPAVDGSIWRLTFYNNANACVLFLPLLLLVGELQALRDFPQLASTHFWGVMTLGGLFGFAIGYVTGLQIKFTSPLTHNVSGTAKACAQTVLAVLCYEETKSFLWWTSNMMVLGGSSAYTWVRGWEMKKIQEEPSPKEDEKSSMGV comes from the exons ATGCAGCCGGGCCCCGGGACGCGCCGGCGGTG GGCCCCTCTGAAGCGGTCCAGGATCCTGCACATGGCACTGATGGGGGCTTCCGACCCCTCCGGAGAGGCCGAGGCCAGCGAGGAGAAGCCCTTTCTGCTGCGGGCCTTGCAGATTGCGCTGGTGGTCTCTCTCTACTGGGTCACCTCCATCTCCATGGTGTTCCTTAACAAATACCTGCTGGATAGCCCCTCCCTGCGCCTGGACACCCCCATCTTCGTCACCTTCTACCAGTGCCTGGTGACCACGCTGCTGTGCAAGGGGCTCAGCGCCCTGGCCGCCTTCTGCCCGGGCATCGTGAACTTCCCCAGCCTGCGCCTGGACCTCAGGGTGGCCCACAGCGTCCTGCCCCTGTCGGTGGTCTTCATCGGCATGATCACCTTCAATAACCTCTGCCTCAAGTACGTCGGCGTGGCCTTCTATAACGTGGGCCGCTCACTCACTACCGTCTTCAACGTCCTGCTCTCCTACCTGCTGCTCAAGCAGACCACCTCCTTCTATGCCTTGCTCACTTGCAGCGTCATCATCG GTGGCTTCTGGCTTGGTGTGGACCAGGAGGGGGCCGAGGGCACCCTGTCTTGGATGGGCACCCTCTTCGGCGTGTTAGCCAGCCTCTGCGTCTCGCTCAACGCCATCTACACCAAGAAGGTGCTCCCGGCCGTGGACGGCAGCATCTGGCGCCTGACTTTCTACAACAACGCCAACGCCTGCGtcctcttcctgcccctgctCCTGCTGGTAGGCGAGCTCCAGGCCCTCCGCGACTTTCCCCAGCTGGCCAGCACCCACTTCTGGGGCGTGATGACCCTGGGCGGCCTGTTTGGCTTCGCCATCGGCTACGTGACGGGGCTGCAGATCAAGTTCACCAGTCCCCTGACCCACAATGTGTCCGGCACGGCCAAAGCCTGTGCCCAGACGGTGTTGGCTGTCCTCTGCTACGAGGAGACCAAGAGCTTCCTCTGGTGGACAAGCAACATGATGGTGCTGGGGGGCTCCTCTGCCTACacctgggtcaggggctgggagaTGAAGAAGATTCAGGAGGAGCCCAGCCCCAAAGAGGACGAGAAGAGCAGCATGGGGGTGTGA